The following nucleotide sequence is from Pirellulales bacterium.
TAATGCGGGTCCGCTCTCTCGGCTCTGTCCCTTCGCTTGATGCTTGGCGCGGCGGCGGGCGAATTGGGCTCTTTTTTTTTGATGGCTCGGCAAGGAGCGACATGCACGATTTTCCGCTGATTTCCACCATCGCCATGGCGTTCACCGCGGCATGGCTTTTGGGTTTGCTGACGCAGCGACTGGGACTATCGCCTATCGTCGGCTACCTCGTGGCGGGCGCCATCATCGGCCCGTACACGCCAGGCTACGTCGGCGATGTGAACATTGCGCATCAGCTAGCCGAAATTGGCGTCATTCTTTTGATGTTCGGCGTCGGCCTGCATTTCCACTTGAAGGACCTATTGGCCGTCAAATCCGTCGCCATTCCTGGCGCCATCGGCCAAAGCCTGGTCGCAACTCTATTGGGCCTGGTTGTGTGCGTCGCGTTCGGATTTTCGTACACCACGGGCGCGGTGGTGGGCATGGCCATGGCCGTGGCCAGCACCGTGGTGCTGATGCGGGTGCTGATGGACGCCGACATGCTCAGCTCACCACAAGGTCATCTTGCGATGGGCTGGCTGCTGGTCGAAGACATTCTTACAGTCCTGGTGCTGGTGTTGATTCCCGTACTTGGGGGTGAAGACGCCACCGCCGCGACATCCGGCGCGAGCCCAAATCTGGCAGTGGCCATCGTTTGGGCGTTCGCCAAGCTAGCGGTGCTCGTGGCCATCATCATGATCGTTGGCTCACGCGTCATCCCGTGGGTACTCGTTCAAGTGGCGCGTTTGCGATCTCGCGAGCTATTCACCTTGACTGTGCTGGTGTTCTCCATCGCCATTGCAGTCGCGTCGTACGCGCTGTTTGGCGCCTCGATGGCGCTGGGCGCCTTTCTGGCCGGCATGATGGTCGGTCAGTCACCAGTCAGTCATCAGGCCGCCGCCGACGCGCTGCCTATGCGTGACGCGTTCGCCGTGCTGTTCTTCGTCTCCGTGGGCATGCTATTCGACCCAATCTTTGTCTTACAGGAGCCGCTGTTGATCCTCGCCGCCTTGGCGATCATCTTGATCGTCAAGCCACTGGCGGCGCTCACAATTGTGGTGTTGCTTGGACAATCGGCCCGTACGGCATTAACGGTAGCGCTGGCGCTAACGCAAATTGGCGAGTTTTCGTTCATTCTTTCCGACGCCGCTCGCGCCCATCGCTTGATGCCCGACTCGGGTCATAACATGCTGGTCGCGGCCGCGATCATCACCATTACGCTCAACCCGCTGATCTTCCGCACATTGCTGCCGCTGGAAGCGTGGCTTCGCAAGCGGCCCAGGCTCTGGTCTCTGCTCAACGGTCGCGCCGAAAAGCGCGCGCTCGAGGTGAATCAACACACCGAGCATCAATTGGCCGCAGCGCCTCAGCAGGCGCAGCGATTGGCCATTGTCGTTGGTTACGGACCAGTGGGCCGCTCGGTCCGGCGACTACTGAGCGAAGCCGGCCTGACGGTCGTGGTGATCGACCTGAACATGGACACGGTGTCGGAACTGACCGCGCAGGGAGACTTGGCCGTCTTTGGAGACGCCTCGAACGAATCGATCCTGGAACAAGCGGGCATGCGCCGCGCATCGCATTTGGTGCTTACTTTGCCGCAATCCTCTGCCCGCGTGGCAGTTGTCACCGCGGCGCGCAACTTGAACTCGGACGCGCGCATCCTGGTCCGCGCTCACTATCTGCGGGAGCGAGAAGACTTGGAAAAGGTGGGGGCCACCGCGGCGGTGTTCGAAGAGGCCGAAGTGGCCGTGGCGTTGGCCCGCCTGGTGCTTGCCGACACCGGCACGCACCGCCACGCGATGGAAAGCAAGATCCGCGACCTGCGTTTGCAACTCATTCGCGAGAATATGACGAACATTCAATCGCGACGAGTGCGCGGGATCATGGTGCCGTGGACTCGCGTCCGCAAGCTGCCAACCTCGGCCAGCCAGCAAGAGGTGCTGCGCGAAATTGCCGAGCAGCGCTTCTCGCGCTGGCCCGTGACCGATGGCGCAACGGGGCGCGTGGTGGGATATCTGTTGGCCAAGGATCTGATTGCCGACGTATCGGCCAATGGAGACTGGACCCGCTTGGTCCGCCCCTTGCGATCGGCCCGCCCGGACGACGACATTGAATCGACCTTGTTGCAAATGCAAAGCCAGGGGGCGACGGTTTGCATTGTGGAGGACGCCGGGGCGCCAATCGGTATGCTCACGCTGGAAGACATCCTGGAGCAGGTCGTCGGCCGAATCGAAGACGAGTATCCGCATGAAGCCACCATGTCGCTGGCCGATGCCGTGCGCGCCGGCGGCGTTGTGCTGAAGTTGCGCGGAACCCAGCGCGAGGAGATCATTGCCGAATTGGCGGCCGCCATTTCGGCATCACGCTTGCCGCTCGGCGCGCGCGTCGCCGAACTAGCGCTGGCGCGCGAGCAGGAACTGTCGACCGACCTGGGAGTTGGCGTGGCGATACCTCACGCCCGCTGTCCCAACCTGGCCGAACCACTGGTGGTGTTGGGGCGTTCTGCGGAGGGCATCGAGTTTTCGTCGCAATCGCAAAAGCCGGTGCGACTCGTGCTGTTGCTGGTCACGCCACTCGAGCATCCCGATGTGCAACTGACGTTGCTTGCGCAACTGGCACGTCTGGCCGCCGACGAATCGGCGCGGCACGGCATCGCCGCCGCTGCCAGCGCTGAGGAGATCATCGACATTATCGCGGAGGATCGGCAGCCGATCGCCAGTTCGGAAATTGGTGCGGAGACCAATGCCGAGTAACCTGCGCGCAGACAGCTAGCTCGCGTCGTCACCCGAGGGACCGTACATGCCCGGCACTGGGATGTTGTTCAACCGCAGGTACACGCACAAGTGCGCGCGGTGGTGGATAAGGTGGTTCAGCACAAAGCTACGAATAACCGCCGCGCGCGGAATGGTGAAAATCGGTTTGCCCGCTTGCAACAACGACCACTGCACCCCCAGGTCTTCGTCTTTGACGGCGGCAATCGCCTTGCGCGCGGCGGCGACATTCTGATCGAAAAGCGCCAGCACCTCATTGCGCGTTTTGAGATCGGGCGACTGATACGGCTCGCCGCCGGCGGGCGCCAAATCCCAAGAAGTTTGCGTCAGCGTGCCCTCGACCCAGCCAGGAATCTCTGCCAGGTGATTGGCGTTCCAGCCGATGGTTCGAAATTTCGGATGCGCCTGCCAGGCGAACTTGTCGTCGGGAATCGTCGCCAACACCTTACGTGTGTTGGCTATCTCCTGGTCGAACTCAGGCAGAATCTGCTGCGCATAACTCATGGTCGTCTCCTTCAATGGCTGAACGCATGACATGTCCCCCGGCATGTCGCGCCATGAGCATACGCCATGTGGCTACGACGCGACAGAGGGCGCGCTTGGCGCCGCTGGCGGAGCGATGGGGAGCTTGATGGTAAAGGCGGTCCCTTTGCCAACGGTGCTCTCTACGCGAATGCGACCGCGATGAGCTTCGATGATCTCGCGGCAATGCGCCAGTCCCAGTCCAGTCCCTCCCTTGCCCGAATCGTCTGGTCCGCGCTTGGTGGTGAACAAGGGATCGAAGATGCGGCGCAGGTGTTCGGGAGCGATGCCGGTTCCCGTGTCGCGAACCACCAGATTAACCATCTGACCGTCGGGGTCGGGATGCAGTTTGATGATGAGCCGCCCCCCTTGCGGCATTGCCTGCCGCGCATTGATGAGCAGGTTGACGACGATCTGTTGAATTTGGTTGCCGCTTGCCAGGACCGCTGGCACGGCCTGAAACTGTTTCTCCACGGCAACTCGATACTTGTTCAACTCGCGTTCGAGCAGGAGCAGCGTATCGTCGACGAGTGCGGCCAGATCGGTCGGTTCCAGCGAGCCGGCCCGGTTGCGCGCCATGCCAAGGATGCTGCCCGTGATCTTGGCGGCACGAGTTCCGGCCGCAAGAATCTTTTCGAGCGCCTTGTCGCGGCTGGCATCGTCGCGATTGCGCAGGCCAAGCTTGGCGTAGTTGATGATAGTCATCAACACATTGTTGAATTCGTGCGCCGTGGTGCTCGTCAACTCGCCAATCGCCGACATGCGCTGTGCGTTAGCGAGCTGTTCCTTGAGCAGCGCCACCTGTTCGGCCAGCGACGGCGCCGACTGCGCGCTGGCGGGCGGCGGCGGAGCGTCATGACTCGCCGGCGGCTGATGGCTGCCCACAGAATTCGCCTCGCGTGTGCAGTTTGACATGCTTACCGTGTGTGCGCCGTCTGGCCCAATTGCCGAACGCGAATGTCTTAACTATTGATGCGATGGGACCTTGCGTAACCAGTAGACTTATCGACCGCTGCCGTACCCGACTCAAGGAGCGGCCGCTATAATCGCCGCTCGCCGCACTGAAGCGGCGCAAGTTAACCGGTCTAAGGAAAGCAGGGATGCTCACAGTTCAAGTGCTAGAGCAAGCGCTGGCGGCGCTGCGCCAGCTTGGGGTGGAACCTCGGCTTGAATGGCTGGCAGGGCAGGGGGGAGGGGAGT
It contains:
- a CDS encoding cation:proton antiporter, with the translated sequence MHDFPLISTIAMAFTAAWLLGLLTQRLGLSPIVGYLVAGAIIGPYTPGYVGDVNIAHQLAEIGVILLMFGVGLHFHLKDLLAVKSVAIPGAIGQSLVATLLGLVVCVAFGFSYTTGAVVGMAMAVASTVVLMRVLMDADMLSSPQGHLAMGWLLVEDILTVLVLVLIPVLGGEDATAATSGASPNLAVAIVWAFAKLAVLVAIIMIVGSRVIPWVLVQVARLRSRELFTLTVLVFSIAIAVASYALFGASMALGAFLAGMMVGQSPVSHQAAADALPMRDAFAVLFFVSVGMLFDPIFVLQEPLLILAALAIILIVKPLAALTIVVLLGQSARTALTVALALTQIGEFSFILSDAARAHRLMPDSGHNMLVAAAIITITLNPLIFRTLLPLEAWLRKRPRLWSLLNGRAEKRALEVNQHTEHQLAAAPQQAQRLAIVVGYGPVGRSVRRLLSEAGLTVVVIDLNMDTVSELTAQGDLAVFGDASNESILEQAGMRRASHLVLTLPQSSARVAVVTAARNLNSDARILVRAHYLREREDLEKVGATAAVFEEAEVAVALARLVLADTGTHRHAMESKIRDLRLQLIRENMTNIQSRRVRGIMVPWTRVRKLPTSASQQEVLREIAEQRFSRWPVTDGATGRVVGYLLAKDLIADVSANGDWTRLVRPLRSARPDDDIESTLLQMQSQGATVCIVEDAGAPIGMLTLEDILEQVVGRIEDEYPHEATMSLADAVRAGGVVLKLRGTQREEIIAELAAAISASRLPLGARVAELALAREQELSTDLGVGVAIPHARCPNLAEPLVVLGRSAEGIEFSSQSQKPVRLVLLLVTPLEHPDVQLTLLAQLARLAADESARHGIAAAASAEEIIDIIAEDRQPIASSEIGAETNAE
- a CDS encoding DinB family protein, which gives rise to MSYAQQILPEFDQEIANTRKVLATIPDDKFAWQAHPKFRTIGWNANHLAEIPGWVEGTLTQTSWDLAPAGGEPYQSPDLKTRNEVLALFDQNVAAARKAIAAVKDEDLGVQWSLLQAGKPIFTIPRAAVIRSFVLNHLIHHRAHLCVYLRLNNIPVPGMYGPSGDDAS
- a CDS encoding sensor histidine kinase; the encoded protein is MSNCTREANSVGSHQPPASHDAPPPPASAQSAPSLAEQVALLKEQLANAQRMSAIGELTSTTAHEFNNVLMTIINYAKLGLRNRDDASRDKALEKILAAGTRAAKITGSILGMARNRAGSLEPTDLAALVDDTLLLLERELNKYRVAVEKQFQAVPAVLASGNQIQQIVVNLLINARQAMPQGGRLIIKLHPDPDGQMVNLVVRDTGTGIAPEHLRRIFDPLFTTKRGPDDSGKGGTGLGLAHCREIIEAHRGRIRVESTVGKGTAFTIKLPIAPPAAPSAPSVAS